In a single window of the Magnolia sinica isolate HGM2019 chromosome 7, MsV1, whole genome shotgun sequence genome:
- the LOC131251866 gene encoding LOW QUALITY PROTEIN: (+)-borneol dehydrogenase 2-like (The sequence of the model RefSeq protein was modified relative to this genomic sequence to represent the inferred CDS: inserted 2 bases in 1 codon; substituted 1 base at 1 genomic stop codon), translating into LCKALDGDPNICFFHCNVTVEDDVIHAVDFTVEKYGYLDIMINNAGMAGPPARDIRDADIDEFQIIFDLNVKGGFIGMKHAARVMIPRGKGLIVSLGSVAGTMGGLGPHAYTGSKHAVVGLTKSVAAEVGKHGIRVNYVSPXRVATSRRXGFYAFIGKNENLQGIRLTADDVAVKNQWFLK; encoded by the exons TTATGTAAGGCGCTTGATGGAGATCCCAACATCTGCTTCTTCCACTGCAATGTGACTgttgaggatgatgtcatccacGCAGTCGATTTTACGGTTGAGAAGTACGGCTACCTTGACATAATGATCAACAATGCTGGCATGGCGGGCCCACCAGCACGTGATATCCGTGACGCGGACATAGATGAATTCCAGATAATATTCGACCTGAATGTAAAGGGCGGGTTCATTGGAATGAAGCATGCGGCACGTGTGATGATCCCACGTGGGAAAGGCTTAATAGTGTCTCTCGGCAGTGTGGCTGGCACCATGGGAGGGTTGGGCCCACATGCTTACACAGGCTCCAAGCATGCGGTGGTGGGGCTCACCAAAAGCGTTGCGGCGGAGGTGGGCAAGCATGGCATACGTGTGAACTACGTGTCACCATAGAGAGTCGCCACGAGTCGGCG AGGGTTTTATGCTTTTATAGGGAAGAATGAGAACTTGCAAGGCATACGGCTGACGGCAGATGATGTGGCTGTTAAAAATCAgtggtttttaaaataa
- the LOC131251868 gene encoding putative disease resistance protein RGA3 codes for MLSGGPLPILPSLNHLVIGGINEPTSISGAWFGQLKALRTLEIFDCPRTESLPEEVQHLTMLQELKINWCRALALRYGQGEEDRDKTNQDLKDVAYDVDDILDEWKTEALKSEAANEIDGSYFIMKVRSFLSRVHFFNYVELRYKFGSRIKEVRDRLDDIDKEKSQLGLRVYSGESVREDREVRQSEIRERETGSQLDRSSIVGRELEKDVILDLLLREVNDQVPLVVSIVGMGGLGKTILAQLAYNDDKVKMHFEMRMWVCVSEDFDVKRITKSIIESATGSSFVHLGLDPLQNRLHKMLLAKRFLLVLDDIWSEDGEKWDKPRVPFQAGALGS; via the exons ATGTTATCCGGAGGGCCATTACCTATACTCCCCAGCCTTAACCATCTGGTGATTGGTGGGATTAATGAGCCGACATCGATATCCGGTGCTTGGTTTggacaactcaaagccctccGAACTCTAGAGATCTTTGATTGTCCACGGACGGAGTCTCTACCAGAAGAGGTGCAACACCTCACCATGCTTCAAGAATTGAAGATCAATTGGTGCCGAGCCTTAGCACTGCGctatggacaaggagaagaagatcGGGACAAG ACTAATCAAGATCTCAAAGACGTGGCCTACGATGTCGATGACATActagatgagtggaagacagaaGCTCTTAAATCAGAAGCAGCCAATGAAATTGATGGGTCCTACTTCATCATGAAGGTAAGAAGCTTCCTCTCTCGTGTTCATTTCTTCAATTATGTCGAGTTACGCTACAAATTTGGGAGTAGGATAAAGGAGGTGAGGGATAGATTAGATGACATCGATAAAGAGAAGAGCCAATTGGGTCTTAGAGTATATAGTGGGGAGAGTGTGAGAGAGGATCGTGAAGTGAGGCAGAGTGAGATAAGGGAACGAGAGACGGGTTCCCAACTAGACCGATCATCGATTGTAGGTAGAGAACTTGAAAAAGATGTAATCCTAGACTTGTTGCTGCGGGAGGTAAATGATCAGGTGCCCCTCGTCGTTTCTATCGTTGGAATGGGGGGCTTGGGGAAGACTATCCTTGCTCAGCTCGCCTACAACGATGATAAAGTCAAGATGCATTTTGAAATGAGAATGTGGGTGTGTGTTTCAGAAGATTTCGATGTGAAACGGATTACAAAATCAATCATAGAATCTGCAACTGGGTCTAGTTTTGTGCATCTAGGCCTGGACCCGTTGCAAAATCGCCTCCATAAAATGTTGCTTGCAAAGCGATTTTTGCTTGTGCTTGATGATATTTGGAGTGAAGATGGTGAGAAGTGGGATAAACCGAGAGTTCCTTTCCAGGCCGGAGCATTAGGGAGTTGA
- the LOC131251869 gene encoding disease resistance protein RGA2-like — protein sequence MVDWIVSAAVEKLKTILVDKVAMLVDISDEIRKLSSTFTSIQALLEDAESRRVKDRAVKIWLEKVKDVAYDVEDILDEWMTEALKSKVADEGDGSSPSKKRKVSSILSPVTNYIIPLKLRLEIGSRIKEVSSRLDDIEKEKSQLCLRVYSAERECVDSEVRRAEIGERETGSLVNRSSIVGREREKDEVVHLLLQEVTVVPFVISIVGMGGLGKTTLAQLVYNDEIVKGHFEKRMWVCVSEDFNVKRITKSIIKSVDTEFKGENLNLNQLQTHLRKMLRAKRFLLVLDDIWSDDSEKWDILKLPFLDGALGSRIVITTRSEKVALAMGNSHIYKLAVLSEDDCWLLFRSRALAHRNVEERLELEAIGRKIVKKCGGVPLAAKTIGSAMCSRRTRREWELVLESDVWNSHDILQGILPALLLSYHDLPPALKQCFTYFSIFPKDSSIEKDVIIKLWVAQGFIRSDTSRDMEEIGGLYFDDLLRRSLLQDAELDDEKNIISDEADKVASISATLNKADKLWTLLLKSNISNVPSNFFYHWRNLRALDLSSTAIKELPTTVGKFKHSRYLDLSDTGIEELPEGVSNCGNLQTLRLICCRRLRKLPMRIGKMISLRHLEFQACDDLKYLPQGIGRLTSLRMLTDFIVGDGDQECKCGELKHLNRLQGRLKISGLENVRSRDEAREAELYKKQHLHALVLDYTYTEGEPLEDEMKRMEDVLEILKPHTNLKEFAMWNYKGSKIPKWIEDPVFSNLVKVNLWYSHQCKQLPGLGKLPSLKFLTIGGMRKVRKVGGEFNADDNNEGCGGGVSFPKLETLVFYYMPNWEEWELRGGDGEVMPSLLQLEINKCPNLKVLPCNLLPLLQKLT from the exons atgGTCGATTGGATCGTCTCAGCTGCAGTGGAAAAGTTGAAGACTATCCTCGTAGATAAGGTAGCTATGTTGGTGGATATTTCTGATGAGATCAGAAAGCTTTCCAGCACGTTCACCTCGATTCAAGCTTTGCTTGAAGATGCTGAGTCTCGGCGTGTAAAAGACAGAGCGGTGAAGATCTGGTTAGAGAAGGTCAAAGACGTTGCCTACGATGTGGAGGACATATTGGATGAGTGGATGACAGAAGCTCTTAAATCAAAAGTAGCCGATGAAGGTGATGGATCCTCTCCCAGCAAGAAGCGTAAAGTAAGTAGCATCCTCTCCCCTGTTACTAATTACATCATTCCTCTCAAGTTACGCCTCGAAATTGGGAGTAGGATAAAGGAAGTTAGTAGTAGATTAGATGATATTGAAAAAGAGAAAAGCCAACTGTGTCTAAGAGTTTATAGTgcagagagagagtgtgtggatAGTGAAGTGAGGCGGGCTGAGATCGGAGAGCGAGAAACAGGCTCCCTAGTTAACAGATCATCAATTGTCGGTAGAGAACGTGAAAAAGATGAAGTCGTACACTTGCTGCTGCAGGAGGTAACTGTGGTACCCTTTGTCATTTCTATCGTTGGAATGGGGGGGTTGGGGAAGACCACCCTTGCTCAGCTCGTCTACAATGATGAGATTGTCAAGGGGCATTTTGAGAAGAGAATGTGGGTATGTGTTTCTGAAGATTTCAATGTGAAACGAATTACGAAATCAATCATAAAATCTGTTGACACAGAGTTTAAGGGTGAAAATTTAAACTTGAATCAATTACAAACTCACCTCCGTAAAATGTTGCGTGCAAAGCGATTCTTGCTTGTACTTGATGACATTTGGAGTGACGATAGTGAGAAGTGGGACATATTAAAACTTCCCTTCCTAGATGGTGCACTAGGGAGTCGAATCGTTATAACCACTCGCAGTGAAAAGGTTGCATTGGCGATGGGAAACAGCCACATATACAAGCTGGCAGTTTTATCCGAAGATGATTGTTGGTTGTTGTTCAGAAGTAGAGCGCTCGCGCATCGGAATGTAGAAGAGCGTTTGGAGTTGGAAGCAATTGGCAGGAAAATTGTAAAGAAATGTGGCGGGGTGCCTCTCGCTGCGAAAACAATAGGAAGTGCCATGTGCTCAAGAAGGACAAGAAGGGAGTGGGAGCTTGTATTGGAAAGCGACGTGTGGAATTCACATGATATCTTACAAGGCATTTTACCAGCTTTGTTACTCAGCTACCATGACTTGCCTCCTGCTTTGAAGCAATGCTTCACATATTTCTCTATCTTCCCAAAAGATTCATCGATAGAGAAGGATGTGATAATCAAGTTATGGGTGGCACAAGGTTTCATTCGCTCCGACACAAGTAGAGATATGGAGGAAATTGGTGGGCTGTATTTTGATGATTTGCTAAGACGCTCGTTGCTCCAAGACGCAGAACTCGATGATGAAAAGAACATAATCAg TGATGAAGCTGATAAAGTGGCTTCCATTTCGGCCACCTTGAATAAGGCCGACAAGTTGTGGACGCTGCTACTCAAGTCCAACATCTCCAATGTGCCAAGCAATTTCTTTTATCATTGGAGAAACCTTAGGGCATTGGACTTGAGTAGCACTGCCATTAAGGAATTGCCTACAACAGTAGGAAAATTTAAACACTCGAGATATCTTGATTTATCTGATACCGGCATAGAGGAGTTACCGGAGGGGGTAAGTAATTGTGGAAATTTGCAGACCTTGCGACTCATTTGTTGTCGTAGGCTAAGAAAACTTCCTATGAGGATAGGGAAAATGATTAGCCTGAGACATCTAGAATTTCAAGCATGTGACGATCTGAAGTACTTACCGCAGGGTATAGGGAGACTAACAAGCCTTCGGATGTTAACAGATTTCATTGTGGGGGATGGCGACCAAGAATGTAAATGCGGAGAACTGAAACACCTCAACCGTCTTCAAGGAAGACTTAAAATTAGTGGGTTGGAAAATGTCAGGAGCAGGGATGAAGCTAGGGAGGCAGAACTGTATAAGAAGCAGCACCTTCATGCTCTAGTCTTGGACTACACCTACACAGAAGGTGAACCGTTGGAAGATGAGATGAAGAGAATGGAGGACGTGCTTGAAATCCTTAAGCCTCACACAAACTTGAAAGAATTTGCTATGTGGAATTACAAAGGTTCCAAGATTCCCAAGTGGATAGAAGATCCAGTGTTCTCCAATCTAGTCAAGGTGAATCTCTGGTATTCTCACCAGTGTAAACAACTGCCGGGTCTTGGGAAACTACCATCCCTTAAATTCCTTACCATTGGGGGTATGCGTAAGGTGAGAAAGGTGGGTGGTGAGTTTAATGCGGATGATAACAATGAGGGATGTGGTGGTGGTGTCTCATTCCCCAAGCTGGAGACCCTCGTTTTCTACTACATGCCAAATTGGGAGGAGTGGGAATTGAGAGGTGGAGATGGAGAGGTTATGCCATCTCTCCTCCAATTAGAAATAAACAAATGCCCAAATTTGAAGGTGTTGCCCTGCAACCTTCTACCTCTCCTCCAGAAGTtgacttaa